Sequence from the Nocardia cyriacigeorgica GUH-2 genome:
TTCCTCGACGAACCGACCACCGGCCTGGATCCGCGCAGCAGGCAGGGGGTCTGGGATCTGGTCGCCGGCTTCCAGCGGGCCGGCATCACCACCCTGCTCACCACGCAATACCTGGAAGAAGCCGATGCGTTGAGCGACCGGATCATCGTCATCGATCACGGCGTGGTGATCGCGGCAGGCACCGCCGACGAGCTCAAGGCCCGCACCGGCGGCAGCTACTGCGAAGTCGTCCCGCTGGATCTCGGCGATCTGCCCGCCATCGCCGAAGCGCTCGGTTCGCTACTGCCCGAAGGCAATCGGGCCATGTTCACCACTGAATCCGACCGCATCGCCATCCCCGCCCCCGACGGCGCGAAAACCCTCGCCGAGGCGCTGCGCCGGTTGGACGCGGCCGGCGTCGAACTGGTCGACATCGCTTTGCGCCGGCCCTCGCTCGACGACGTCTTCCTCCAGCTCACCGGACACCTCGCCACCACCGAGACCGCCGACGAGCCGGAACCCGCCGCGGTCCAGGCGCTGTCATGACCACGGCCATTCCCCTGACGCACACCCGGGCCAGACCGGTCACCACCGCGCAATGGTGGGTGCTCACCGCCCGATTCATCGTGCCATCGGTGAAATCCGGTGAGGTGCTGTCCTCGGTACTCGCGCCCGCCGCGTTCACCGCGAGCTTCTATCTGCCGTTGAAGACGGTGATGATGTTCGCGGGCACCGGTTTCAGCAGCTACGCGCAGTTCATGATGCCGATCGTGATCCTGCAAGCCGCGGCGTTCACCGCCATCTCGGCGGCGTTCCGGTCGGCCACCGACGCCGTCGCCGGGCTCAACCGCCGCTTCGGGGCCATGCCGATCAATCCGTTCGTCCCGGTCGCGGCGCGCATGTCCGGCAATGTGTTCCGGCTGGTCATCGCGCTCACCACGGCGCTGGTGTGCGGGCATGTGATCGGGTTCCGGTTCCGGCTCGACGCCCTGCACACGCTGGGGTTCCTGTTGTTCGCGTTGCTCATCGGCATCGCGCTGACGCTGGCCGCCGACGTCATCGGGACGCTGTCGAAAAGCCCGGAAGCCATCACGCAGGCGCTGGTGCTGCCGCCGCTGATTCTCGGGATGCTCTCGACCGGGCTCGCACCGGCCGCCCAATTCCCGGAGTGGGTGCAGCCGTTCGTGCGCAACCAGCCGATCTCCCAGTTCGTCATCGCGTTGCGCGCCCTGGCCGGTGACACCCTCGGCAACGCCGGCGAGGTGACGTGGGCGCTGATGGGTCCGCCGCTGGCGTGGGCCTTCGGCATCCTGGCGGTCTGTGTGCCGGCGGCCGTGCGGCTGAGTGCGCGGAGGCAATGATGACCCTGCCCGTCACCGGATCCGCCGATCTGCGCGCCGCACCCGAATCCTCGGCCGCCGCCCTGATCCGGCACACCGTCATCCAGACCCAGCGGCTGCTGCTGCGCTGGGCCCGCAACCCCATCACGCTGCTGGAGACTCTGCTCATCCCCTGCCTGCTGCTGCTGATGCTCGACATCGTGGTCGGCGGGCAGATCCAGAAGTTCACCGGTCAGGACGCGCTCTACGGGTCGGTGCCGATGGTCGCCGTCGTCGGCGCGTTGTCGGGCGCGGTGGCCGGCGGGGTGCTGCTGGGGCGCGAACGCGATGCCGGGCTGCTCGCCCGGTTCTGGGTGCTGCCGGTGCATCGCGCGTCGGGTCTGGCCTCGCGCATCCTCGCCGAGGGGTGCCGGATCTTCGCAGGCACCGTCACCGTGGTCATCGTCGGCTATCTGCTCGGGTTCCGGTTCCAGCAGGGCCTCGGCGCGACGATCGCGTTCCTGCTCGTGCCCACCCTGTTCGGGCTGGCCTTCGCCACCGTCGTCACCGCCGTCGCGGTCTTCACCGCCAAAGCCACCCTGGTGGAAGGCATCACGATCCTCACCTCGCTGATGATGTTCTTCAGCACCGGATTCGTCCCGCTGGCCGCCTACCCGCAGTGGCTGCAACCGATCGTGCACAACCAGCCGATGTCGACCGCCGTGGACACCATGCGCGCCCTGGCCCAGGGCGGCGAACTGGCCCGGCCGCTCACCCTCACCCTGCTCTGGTCAGCCGCCGCGATCGTGCTGTTCGCGGTACCGGCCACCCTCGGGTACCGGCGCGCCAGCAGGCGGTAGCCGCCCCCGCTCACAGCCAACTCCCAGCTGATGTCCAGCCGAGCCGCAGCCGCCGTCCCTAGCGTCGAACCCGACACGCTGGATCGAGGGAAGGATTGTCGTGGGCAAACGACACGAACACGACCTGGTGCTCGCGCATGATCTGCGGGTGATGTCGCGGCGGCGCGCGCTGTGGATGTTCGGCGCCGCCGCGGGCGCCGGTGCGGCCGCGGTGGCCGCCGGATGCGCGACCGACAGCGCCACCGAGGCCGCGACGACGAGCACCGCGGCCACCTCCACCGCCACGCCCGCCGCCGCACCGGCCGAAACCGCGGGCCCCTACCCCGGCGACGGCTCCAACGGCCCCAATGTGCTGATCGAATCCGGCGTCGTCCGCTCCGACATCACCGGCAGTTTCGGCGCCTACACCGGCGTCGCCGACGGCGTGCCGCTCACCATCGACCTCACCCTGCACGATCTGGCGAAGGGCACTCTCGGGGCGGGGATGGCACTGTATCTGTGGCACTGCGACCGCGAAGGCCGCTACTCGCTCTACAGCGAGGGCGTCACCGAACAGAACTACCTGCGCGGCGTCCAGGTCGCCGGCACCGACGGCAAGATCAGCTTCACCTCGATCTTCCCCGCCTGCTACGACGGCCGCTGGCCGCACCTGCACTTCGAGGTCTACGACACCCTCGAATCCGCCGTCGCCGGCGACAACGCCCGCCTCACCTCCCAGATCGCCCTGCCCCAGGACGTCTGCGAAGCCGTCTACGCCCACGACTCCGGCTACTCCGCCAGCATCCCGAATCTGTCTGCGGTCTCCCTGGATTCGGACATGGTCTTCGGCGACGGCTGGGACGCCGAACTGGCCACCGTCACCGGCACCCCCGCCACCGGCCTCACCGCCACCCTCACCATCGGCGTAGCCGAGAAATCCGCCAACACCTCCCCCGACAACGGCGCCCCCGCCGGCCCACCCCCAGGCGGCGGCACCGGCGCCCGCCCACCGGGCCCCCCACCCGGCGGCAGCCGCCCCCAACCCGGCAACTGAGGCGGGCGGCACCCCGGCGAAGCATCCCCACCTGCGGGTCCGGCAAATCCTTCGCGATCGTGCGCGACGCACCCGGCACCGCTGCACGCCCCGAGCCGGCGATGGCGGACAATGGGGCACACGGCAGCGGCCGCCACTGCTCCCCACCACATCGGTGAGCAGGGCCGCTCGACACAAGGTGTTGTGTTGCCAGGAGTTGTCACCCCCAAGGAGTAGTGTTCTGGGTGTAGGGAATTCCGTGACAGCAGCGTGCTCGGATGTGCGCGGGAAAGGCGTGGAGGCAGGATGAAACTGATCGATCGGGTGTCGGCCATCAACTGGAATCGGGTGCCCGACGAGAAGGATGCCGAGGTCTGGGACCGGCTGACCGGCAACTTCTGGCTGCCGGAGAAGGTGCCGGTGTCCAACGACATCCCGTCGTGGAACACCCTGACCGCCGACGAGAAGCAACTCACGATGCGGGTCTTCACCGGCCTCACCCTGCTCGACACCATTCAGGGCACGGTCGGCGCGGTGAGCCTGATCCCCGATGCGCTCACCCCGCACGAGGAGGCGGTGCTCACCAACATCGCGTTCATGGAATCGGTGCACGCGAAGAGCTACAGCTCGATCTTCTCCACACTGTGCTCCACCCGCGAGATCGATGACGCCTTCCGCTGGTCGGAGGAGAACCGCAACCTCCAGCGCAAGGCCGAGATCGTGCTGGATTACTACCGCGGCGACGAACCGCTCAAGCGCAAGGTGGCCTCCACGCTGCTGGAGAGCTTCCTGTTCTACTCCGGTTTCTACCTGCCGATGCACTGGTCCTCGCGGGCCAAGCTCACCAACACCGCCGACATGATCCGGCTGATCATCCGCGACGAGGCGGTGCACGGCTACTACATCGGCTACAAGTACCAGAAGGGCCTCGAGCAGGTCACCCAGGCCGAGCGCGACGAGCTCAAGAACTACACCTTCGAGCTGCTGTTCGAGCTCTACGACAACGAGGTCGAATACACCCAGGACCTCTACGACGAGGTCGGCCTCACCGAAGACGTCAAGAAGTTCCTGCGCTACAACGCCAACAAGGCGCTGATGAACCTCGGCTACGAGGGCCTGTTCCCGAAGGACGAGACCGAAGTCAATCCCGCGATCCTGTCGGCGCTCTCGCCCAACGCCGATGAGAACCACGACTTCTTCTCCGGTTCCGGATCCAGCTACGTCATCGGCAAGGCCGTCAATACCGAAGACGAAGACTGGGAGTTCTAGCCCCGGCACTGTTCTCGAGCCCGGCGGCCACGATTCGATCGCGGCGTCGGGCTCGAGTTATTTTGTCCGGTGACCGGTCCGGCTCGTGGGTCGGCGGGCACCCGAGGGAGTTTCGTTGTTGCGTCGCCTGGCGATCATTGCCGCAGTTGTGGTGGGCGGCGTCGGCTGTCAGCAGCAGAGCGCCTCCGCCCCGGTCGACGAGATCTGGTTCACCCCGGCGGTGTCGGAGGCGGAGGTTTCCGAAGTGTTCCAGCGGATTCGCAATGTCGATCCCTGTGCGCTGGTGCCTCGTTCGGCGCTGGAAGAGCACGGCACCGTCGACGAGGTGCGGATCGGCGGGCAGACCATCAACGGCTGCCGCGCCCGGCTCGACGCCGGCGGATCGGCGGTCGAGGCCGTCTGGTCACTGGCCTGGGCGCCGGCCGGCAGCGCGGTGGATGAGACCCGGCGCGTCGGTGAGGCCAAGGTCGAGGTCTTGTCACCGGAGGATCTGGGCTCCACCGCGGAGCCGAAACAGTGCTGGGTGACCGCCGAATTCCCGTCGATGACGCAGATCGCGCTGACCGTCGAGGCGCCCTCGCCGGTCGACACCTGCGCGGTCGGCAACGCGCTGATCGACACCGCGATCGAACAGCTGCCGGCCAGCCCCGGCTACGGCACCTCACCGGATTCGGTACGCACCGTCCTCACCGGCGCCGACCCGTGCGAGGCGCTGCCGAAACTGGCCGCCACGCCGCTGCCGGTGCACGACTATCAGGTCGCCCAGATCTGCCGCTTCGGCACCCCCGACGCACCGACGGCCATCGAATACGGCTACCAGACCGTGGACGAGATCGAGCACGACGAGACCATCACCGTCGACAAGCGCACGGTCTATGTCGGCCGGGTCGGCGGCGGCCAATTCATCGGCTACACCTTCGCGGTGGGCCAGGAGCTGCCCGGCGGCGCGCTGCCCGTCATCACCGTGCTCGGCAAGAACCAGCCGGAGGTCGAGCGGGCCCGCGATCAGCTGATGACGATGTATCCGCTGCCCTGATCGCGGGCTCCCCGGTTCAGATCCCGAGCACCAGCTTCGCGGTGGTGAAGTAGATGATCAGGCCGGTCGCGTCCACCAGCGTGGTCACCATCGGCGCCGACACCACCGCCGGGTCGATGCGCAGGCGCTTGGCCAGCAGCGGCATGGTGCCGCCGATGGTGGCGGCCCAGCCGCAGATCACGATAAGCGTGACGCCGACCACCACCGCGATGCGCGGTCCGACGAAGAACGCGCCGATCACCACACCCGCCCCGGCCAGCATGGCGCCGAGCACCAGACCCACCCGGCATTCCCGCCAGATCACCTTCAGCAGGTCACTGCCACGCACTTCGCCGACCGCGAGGGCACGCACACACGCGGTCGCGGCCTGCGCGCCGGCATTGCCGCCCGCGCCGATCAGCAGCGGAATGAACAGGGCCAGCTGGGCGGCCTGCTCGAGGGTGCCCTCGAAGAAGTCGGTCACGCTGACGGTGAGGGTCGCCGCCAGCAGCAACAGCAGCAGCCACAGCGCCCGGTAGCGGGCGAGCTGGAAGACGCCCGCGGCCATGTAGTGGCCTTCCCACGGCGAGGAGCCGGACTGCTTGGCGACGTCCTCGGTGTCGGCTGCCTCGATCACTTCCACCGCGTCGTCGAAGGTCAGCAGCCCGACCAGGCGATCCTCGCTGTCGACCACCGGCAGGTTGAGGTCGTTGGTCTCGCGCATCAACCGCGCGGCCTTCTCCGCGGAGTCGGTGGCGCGCACGAACGCCGGTTCGGTAACGACCAGATCGGCCACCATTGTTTCCGGGCTGCTGAGTACCAGTTCCCGCAATTCCACGATGCCGCGCAACCGGCGCCCGGTGTCGACGACCGGCAGGGTGTAGACGGTTTCGGCGCCGGAGCCCTTGAGCTGCACGGTGCGCAGCGCTTCGGCGACGGTCAGATTCCCCGGCAGCGCAACGACTTCCGGCGTCATGTACCGGCCGACCGAGCCCTCCGGGTAGCCCAGCAGGGCGGCGGTCATCCGGCGTTCGCGCGGGCTCAGCCCGGCCAGCGCCTTCTTGGCCACCTTGGCCGGCGCTTCGCGCAGCATGCGGGCCCGGTCGTCGGGCGCCATGGCCTCGACCAGCTCGCGGAAACTCTGATCCCGCATGCCTTGCAGGATCTGCTGCTGGTCGACCGGCTCGAGTTCTTCGAACACCGCCAGCGCGAGATCTTTGTCCAACAGCCGGAACGCCACACCCGCGCCGACGGCGTCCATGCGGGCGATCTCGTCGGCGATGACGTGCGGTGGGTGGGTGTCGAGCCAGTGCAGTGCGGCGTCGACGCGATGGCGTTCGACGACATCCTGCAAGGATTCCGACAGCGTGGGGCGCTCGTGGATCAGTTCGGTCTGCGACATGGCAAAGTCCTCGGCACAGCAGTGAGTTGGCGAGTGAATCGGAGAATCGACTTCACACCGCGGGCGCTCACGCCAGTCGCTACCGCCGGAAGAACGTGCTACCGGGAATGCGAAGGCGCGGCGCCGCGCGGCCTTCGACTGGGAGGTTCGCTGCGCATCGCAACACCACCTCCTCCGAAATCGCCGCCGCGTCACACCGCAGGCCGGACCCCTCTACCGGCGAACGGTCGCCCACCGGCTCTCATGCAAACGCATTCCCGTGCAGGATACATCCCATCAGTCCCACCCGCCCATCGACACGTCCCCCACCCGGCGTTTCGCCTCCCGGGCGTGTCGGTGATCTCCCATACGCGCCGCCCAGCCATCGTTCGGTTTCACACCGCGCTGGTCTGTCGGAATGTTGTTCGGGCTCGAATTGCGGCGGCTGACGGGGCCGCACGGCGCCTATGGGATCTGGTCAGAGCATGGCTGCTCGGTGTGCTCGCGGTGGCCGGGACACCCGGGTGAGGCGGCCCGGCCTCACAACTGCGGTAGATAGCTGATCTGCACCAGTTCCGGGGGGCGGGAGCGGGTGACGTAGGTGCCGCGGCCTGGGGGTTGGGGGGTGGGGCGGATGTTGGCGAGGAGGGTGCCCTCTTCGGGGGAACCGCTGAGGACCACGCCGTCGACGCCGAGGTCGCGCAGGCGGCCGAGGACGGGGTCGTGCAGGGCGAGGGTGGCGCCGGCGCCGGCGCGGGCGATGATCACGTGCAGGCCGATGTCGTGGCCGTGGGCGAGGTATTCGGCCAAGGGGGCGAGGGGGTTGCCGGTGGCGGCGGCGCAGACGCGTTCGTAGTCGTCGACGATGACGAACAGTTCCGGGCCCTGCCACCAGCTGCGTTCCCGCAGTTGCTGCGGGGAGATCTCCGGGCCCGCGCTGCGGTTGTCGATGAACTGCACGACCGAATCGACCGCCTCGGTGATCGCTTGCGGTGACGGCGCGTAGCGCGCGACCTGCGGCAGACCGGCCGAGAGGTCGAGCAGGCGGCGCGCCGGGTCGATGATGACGATGGCCGCCTCGTCCTCGGTGGCCGAGCGCCCGATCCCGTCGAGGATGTTGCCCAGCAGCGTGGTCTTCCCGGATTCGGCCTCACCGAACACCATCAGATGCGGTTGCTTCGCGAAATCCAGCACCAGCGGGGAAAGATCACTGGCCCGCAGCCCCACCACCACCTGCCGAGCGCTCTGCTCGATACCCTCGGCCTCCGCGATCGCCAGCACGTTCTCGCGGGCCACGCGCATCGGCAGCGCCCGCACCTCCGGTGCCCGCCGGCCCGGATACCGTTGTGCCAGCATGCGCGCCGAGGACAGCAGATCACCGCCCGACCCGCCCAACTGGGCCGGTGCCGCCAGCCGCGGCACGGCGATCATCATGGCCTTGATCGCCGCCCCGGCACGGATCACACCGCGTCCAGGAATGCTCGGAACCCGGGCGGCATCGTTCTTGTTGAACTCCGATTCGCTCGGATCGTCCAGGCGCAGTTCGAGTTTGGTGCCGAACCGTTCCCGGAAGGGCGGGCGCAGATGTGCCCAGCGCACCGCCGAGATGATGACGTGCACGCCGTAGCCGAGCCCGTCGGCGGTCAGGTCGATGAGTTGTTGTTCCAGGCCCTCGTCGTGGCGGCGGGCGTAGCCCCAGTCGTCGACGACGAGGAACACATCGCCGAAGTCCTCGGCCCGCACCGGATCCGACGCCATATCCCGCCGCCGGCGAAACTCCGCCATCGAACCGATGCCCAGTTCGGCGAAGCGGTATCGCCGGGCGGTGAGCACGGCCATCACCTCGGCGACGGTGCGCCGGATCCGGTCCGGCTCATGGCGTCCCACCACCGCACCCACGTGCGGAATCTGCTCCAGATCACCCAGCGTCCCACCGGTGTCGAGCACGTAGAACTGCACCTGTTCGGGAGTGTGGGTGGCCGCGGCGGACAGCACGATCGTCGCCAGCGCCGTCGATTTCCCGGCCCGCGTCCCGCCGACCACCGCGACGTTGCCGCCCTCACCGCCCAGCGACAGCACCAACGCCCGCTGCGCCTGCTCGAACGGATCGTCGACCACCCCGACCGGCAGTTCCAGCCTGCCGAATCCGCCGGGCGCCCATCGGTGGTCGCTGAGCAACTCCTGCACCGTCGCGGGTTCCGCCAGCGGTGGCAGCCAGATCCGGCGGGCCGGCTCACCGGCGGCCCGTACCTGCGCGACCAGCGAGTCCAGCAGTGTCCGCTGCACACCGCGCGTCTCGGGCTCCTGGTCGTGCCGCCGCTCCGGGCGGGCGAGGTAGGCCGTTTTGAACCGGATGGGCGCGGCGGCATCGGCTTTCAGGTAGGCGAAACCGGGCGTGCTCGGCAGTTCGTAGGCGTCGGGCACACCCAGCACCATCCGCGATTCGGCCGCGGAGAACATGCGCAGCCCGATCCGGAACGATAGATACGCCTCGAACGGCCCGAGCCGATAGCCTTCGAGCCGCGCCGACGACAACAGCAGATGCAGCCCGAGCGCCCGGCCACGGCGCGCGATCGCGACCAAGGTGTCGCCGAAATCCGGTTTCTGCGCGAGCAATTCGGTGAACTCGTCGATCACCAGCACCAGCGCGGGCAGCGGCGCGAGATCGCGACCACGGCGGCGCGCGGATTCGTAGGCGGCGATATCGGCGAAGTTGTGCCTGCGCAACATCTGCCTGCGGCGTTCGATCTCCCCCGCCAGCGTCGCCATCAGCCGATCCACCAGCGGCAACTCCGCGGCGAGCGCGTTGACCACCGCCGACACGTGCGGCAGCGGCCCGAGCCCGTCGAAGGTCTCGCTGCCGCGGAAGTCGACGAGCAGGAAGTTCACCGCCTCCGGCGGATGGGTGACGGCCAGCCCCAGCACGATGTCCTTGAGCAGCATCGACTTACCGGACCCGGCGGCGCCGACCACCAGCCCGTACTGCCCCATCCCCGATTCGCCGACCTGCTTCAGATCCAGCTCCACCGTCTCCCCCAGGTGGGTGACGCCGATCGGGATGCGCAGCCGCTCGTGTTTGGAACGATGCTGCCAGGCCACCTCGAGGTCGAGCCGGTCGTCGGCGCCGATCCCGAACAGGTCGGCGAAATCGACATTGCCGT
This genomic interval carries:
- a CDS encoding daunorubicin/doxorubicin resistance ABC transporter ATP-binding protein DrrA, translated to MSPDHGVLVEGLEKSFGAVHALRGVDFHAAPGEVLGILGPNGAGKTTTVNILSTLIPPDRGRAVVAGHDVVADPAAVRRSIMLTGQYAALDDMLSGYENLVMFGRLMGLRKRAARARADELIAAFDLVAAAGRRVGTYSGGMRRRIDIACGLVVRPDVVFLDEPTTGLDPRSRQGVWDLVAGFQRAGITTLLTTQYLEEADALSDRIIVIDHGVVIAAGTADELKARTGGSYCEVVPLDLGDLPAIAEALGSLLPEGNRAMFTTESDRIAIPAPDGAKTLAEALRRLDAAGVELVDIALRRPSLDDVFLQLTGHLATTETADEPEPAAVQALS
- a CDS encoding ABC transporter permease; this encodes MTTAIPLTHTRARPVTTAQWWVLTARFIVPSVKSGEVLSSVLAPAAFTASFYLPLKTVMMFAGTGFSSYAQFMMPIVILQAAAFTAISAAFRSATDAVAGLNRRFGAMPINPFVPVAARMSGNVFRLVIALTTALVCGHVIGFRFRLDALHTLGFLLFALLIGIALTLAADVIGTLSKSPEAITQALVLPPLILGMLSTGLAPAAQFPEWVQPFVRNQPISQFVIALRALAGDTLGNAGEVTWALMGPPLAWAFGILAVCVPAAVRLSARRQ
- a CDS encoding ABC transporter permease codes for the protein MMTLPVTGSADLRAAPESSAAALIRHTVIQTQRLLLRWARNPITLLETLLIPCLLLLMLDIVVGGQIQKFTGQDALYGSVPMVAVVGALSGAVAGGVLLGRERDAGLLARFWVLPVHRASGLASRILAEGCRIFAGTVTVVIVGYLLGFRFQQGLGATIAFLLVPTLFGLAFATVVTAVAVFTAKATLVEGITILTSLMMFFSTGFVPLAAYPQWLQPIVHNQPMSTAVDTMRALAQGGELARPLTLTLLWSAAAIVLFAVPATLGYRRASRR
- a CDS encoding dioxygenase, which translates into the protein MSRRRALWMFGAAAGAGAAAVAAGCATDSATEAATTSTAATSTATPAAAPAETAGPYPGDGSNGPNVLIESGVVRSDITGSFGAYTGVADGVPLTIDLTLHDLAKGTLGAGMALYLWHCDREGRYSLYSEGVTEQNYLRGVQVAGTDGKISFTSIFPACYDGRWPHLHFEVYDTLESAVAGDNARLTSQIALPQDVCEAVYAHDSGYSASIPNLSAVSLDSDMVFGDGWDAELATVTGTPATGLTATLTIGVAEKSANTSPDNGAPAGPPPGGGTGARPPGPPPGGSRPQPGN
- the nrdF gene encoding class 1b ribonucleoside-diphosphate reductase subunit beta produces the protein MKLIDRVSAINWNRVPDEKDAEVWDRLTGNFWLPEKVPVSNDIPSWNTLTADEKQLTMRVFTGLTLLDTIQGTVGAVSLIPDALTPHEEAVLTNIAFMESVHAKSYSSIFSTLCSTREIDDAFRWSEENRNLQRKAEIVLDYYRGDEPLKRKVASTLLESFLFYSGFYLPMHWSSRAKLTNTADMIRLIIRDEAVHGYYIGYKYQKGLEQVTQAERDELKNYTFELLFELYDNEVEYTQDLYDEVGLTEDVKKFLRYNANKALMNLGYEGLFPKDETEVNPAILSALSPNADENHDFFSGSGSSYVIGKAVNTEDEDWEF
- the mgtE gene encoding magnesium transporter, which encodes MSQTELIHERPTLSESLQDVVERHRVDAALHWLDTHPPHVIADEIARMDAVGAGVAFRLLDKDLALAVFEELEPVDQQQILQGMRDQSFRELVEAMAPDDRARMLREAPAKVAKKALAGLSPRERRMTAALLGYPEGSVGRYMTPEVVALPGNLTVAEALRTVQLKGSGAETVYTLPVVDTGRRLRGIVELRELVLSSPETMVADLVVTEPAFVRATDSAEKAARLMRETNDLNLPVVDSEDRLVGLLTFDDAVEVIEAADTEDVAKQSGSSPWEGHYMAAGVFQLARYRALWLLLLLLAATLTVSVTDFFEGTLEQAAQLALFIPLLIGAGGNAGAQAATACVRALAVGEVRGSDLLKVIWRECRVGLVLGAMLAGAGVVIGAFFVGPRIAVVVGVTLIVICGWAATIGGTMPLLAKRLRIDPAVVSAPMVTTLVDATGLIIYFTTAKLVLGI
- the eccCb gene encoding type VII secretion protein EccCb; this translates as MTSPGGQRIALFIANDTYHFDGLSRLYAPVSDAEQLRELLRDPEIGGFRPTDLLINESKAEIERSIERLFRGAGPDDVVLLYFSGHGLRTRQNLYLATSNTDPQLLSSTGISATFIRELIKDSAAAAKVILLDCCYSGAFLGADVMKSTPTIDDVGQELAAGEGICVLTATSAVETAEDGRGGADQSAPLSIFTAAMVKGIGTGLADNGSGRISAHDLWTYTLAEVRSRTSRQTPNHYGLLKDEVYIAKVRRRHPGAVEVGDRVQLGGLLGRLEQDATLGLRAEAWWGTGRLKVPVGQERRTDGAAGETVWLDLAGPDGNLLVVGRAGAGKSTLLRTLTGSLALTHAPDEAQIYVLESSNRLGSMGALPHIAGVAGDDEPEEVLSLLQTIVAEIRSRKKMYRANNIDSPASLRAARSVLVGGPAADIFLLLDRWGDFCEQIPDFAAILRQVASAGPEYGVHVVATVRDWSEAPDWLADLLPSHIELRLHRPHESRIHAERAARLPDGPGWALYRGRPFRIAMPDLRELPPDKMVLPDLADGAAELVSRVAAAWPARPADGETRRPSFDGNVDFADLFGIGADDRLDLEVAWQHRSKHERLRIPIGVTHLGETVELDLKQVGESGMGQYGLVVGAAGSGKSMLLKDIVLGLAVTHPPEAVNFLLVDFRGSETFDGLGPLPHVSAVVNALAAELPLVDRLMATLAGEIERRRQMLRRHNFADIAAYESARRRGRDLAPLPALVLVIDEFTELLAQKPDFGDTLVAIARRGRALGLHLLLSSARLEGYRLGPFEAYLSFRIGLRMFSAAESRMVLGVPDAYELPSTPGFAYLKADAAAPIRFKTAYLARPERRHDQEPETRGVQRTLLDSLVAQVRAAGEPARRIWLPPLAEPATVQELLSDHRWAPGGFGRLELPVGVVDDPFEQAQRALVLSLGGEGGNVAVVGGTRAGKSTALATIVLSAAATHTPEQVQFYVLDTGGTLGDLEQIPHVGAVVGRHEPDRIRRTVAEVMAVLTARRYRFAELGIGSMAEFRRRRDMASDPVRAEDFGDVFLVVDDWGYARRHDEGLEQQLIDLTADGLGYGVHVIISAVRWAHLRPPFRERFGTKLELRLDDPSESEFNKNDAARVPSIPGRGVIRAGAAIKAMMIAVPRLAAPAQLGGSGGDLLSSARMLAQRYPGRRAPEVRALPMRVARENVLAIAEAEGIEQSARQVVVGLRASDLSPLVLDFAKQPHLMVFGEAESGKTTLLGNILDGIGRSATEDEAAIVIIDPARRLLDLSAGLPQVARYAPSPQAITEAVDSVVQFIDNRSAGPEISPQQLRERSWWQGPELFVIVDDYERVCAAATGNPLAPLAEYLAHGHDIGLHVIIARAGAGATLALHDPVLGRLRDLGVDGVVLSGSPEEGTLLANIRPTPQPPGRGTYVTRSRPPELVQISYLPQL